The genomic region CGACGGCGTCGTCCGGCAGGGCGGCCAGCAGCCGGGCCAGCGCCGCCCTGTCGACCGGGTCGGGCTGCGGCCACGCTCCGGGCGTCGGGTGCTCCCGCACCACCCAACCGCTCTCGCCTAGACCGGCGCAGACCCGCCGGTCGTAGGTGTTGCCGCCGCTGGGCGTGGCCGGATCGTCGATGTCGCCGGGCAGGACGACGTGCACCGTACGGCGGCGTGGACCGGCGACCGCGACGGACGCCGCCTGCCGAGGGGACGACCCGACGCCGGCGGCGCTTCCGGTCGGCGTGACGCCGGCGGCGCTTCCGGTCGGCGTGACGTCGGCGGCCGTTCCGGTCGGCGTGACGTCGGCGGGGTCCGGCCGGCCCGGCCGCTGGGCCGGCGTCGGCCGGCCCGCGTCGGTCACAGCGACCGCTCGTAGCTGGCCCAGGCGACGTGTGACTCGTGCAGGGTGACGGTGATGCCTGCCAGCTCACGCGCCCCGGGGCCCAGCTCACCGGCGTGCACGCGCTCGGCCAGCCGGTCGGCGACGGTGCGGGCCAGCACCTCGGTGGTGGTGTTCATGCCGGCGAACGCGGGCTCGTCGTCGAGGTTGCGGTACGACAGTTCGCCGACCACGGTCCGCAACTGCTCGGTGGCCAGGCCGATGTCCACGACGATGCCGTCGGCGTCCAGGTCGGGGCGGCGGAACGTCGCGTCCACCACGAACGTCGCACCGTGCAGGCGCTGGGCCGGGCCGAACACGTCGCCCCGGAAACTGTGGGCGATCATCATGTGATCCCGAACTGTCACGCTGAACACTGTCACTCCCCGTCGTCGTAGGTGATGAGGTGGCAGAGCGCGGGCAGGTCACCCGTGCTCAGTCGGGCGAGTACGTCGGGCAGCTCCGCGAACCGGGACGCGCCGGTGATCAGCGCGTCGAAGGCCGGGTCGTCGAGCAGGTCCAGGGCCAGGGCCAACCGGTCGGTGTAACTGCGGCGGCCCCGCCGCGCGGGCGCGACCATGCCGACCTGGCTGCTGCGCACGGTCAACCGCCCGGAGTGGAACGCCCCGCCCAGAGACACCTGCACCGGCCGGTCGCCGTACCAGCTCAGCTCGATCACCGTGCCCTCGGGCGCGAGCAGGTCAAGCGCGTGTTGCAGGCCTGCGGAGGTGGCGCTGGCGTGCACGACCAGGTCCCGGTCGCCTGTCGCGTCGCTGGGCTGGGCGAACCCGACCCCGAGGGCGCCGGCGATCCCGGCCCGGCGGGCGTCGGTGTCGACAAGCTCGACCTGCACGCCGGGGAACCGGGCGAGCAGCGCCGCGACACAGCAGCCCACCATGCCCGCGCCGACCACGCTGACCCGGTCGCCGACCAGGGGCGCGGCGTCCCACAGGGCGTTCACGGCGGTCTCCACGGTGCCGGCGAGCACGGCCCGGGCGGGCGGCACGTCGTCCGGCACCGGCACCACGGCGGTCGCCGGCACGACGTACGCGCTCTGGTGCGGGTGCAGGCAGAACACCGTACGCCCGAGCAGGTCCGGTGGGCCCTGCTCGACCACGCCGACACTGAGATAGCCGTACTTCACCGGGCCCGGGAAGTCGCCCTCCTGGAACGGGGCGCGCATCGCCGCGTGCTGGTCGGCGGGCACCCGGCCGGCGAACACAAGCGTCTCGGTGCCCCGGCTGACGCCGGAGTAGCGGGCACGCACAAGCACCTCGTCGGGCCCCGGGACGGGCAGCGACACCGGCCGGATCTCCGCCGCGCCGGGCTCGCGCACCCAGCAGGCGTACGCCTCGCGGATCACCCTCGCACACCTCACCTTTTGTCCCGGTCGAACCGAACGGCCCTGATTTCCGTGTTCCCTGTCGGGGTCGTCGATCATAAACACGGAGGTACGGTGCCCACAGTTCGAAGCGGTCCGGTGATCGGGCTGAGCGCGCAGTTGGTCGTGCTGGCGGCGCTTGCCGCCTCCGTGGGTCTGGGCCCGGCGGGTTGGCTGGCCGGGGCCGGCTACGCGGCGCTCACCTGCCTCGCGTTGAGCCGGGGCCTGCACCTGGCCGGCGCGTCCCGTCTCGGTCCCGCCGACCGGGTGACACTGGCCCGGGCAGTCCTGGTCGGCGCGGTCACCGCGCTGGTGGTGGACTCGTTCGGCAGTCCGACGCCGGTCGGGCTGCTTGTCGCGCTGAGCGCGGTGGCCCTGCTGCTGGACGCGGTGGACGGTCGGGTCGCCCGGCGCACCGGCACGGTGAGCGCGCTCGGGGCCCGCTTCGACATGGAGGTCGACGCGTTCCTCATCCTGGTCCTCAGCGTGTACGTCGCCCCGGCGGCCGGGAGTTGGGTGCTGGCCATCGGCGCGATGCGGTACGTCTTCGTCGCGGCGAGCGCCGTGCTGCCCTGGCTGGGCGGCTCGTTGCCGCCGCGCTACTGGCGCAAGGTGGTGGCCGCCGCGCAGGGGGTGCTGTTGGCGGTCGCCGCCGCGCGGGTGCTGCCGGAGTCGTGGACCACTGTGATTCTGGTGGCGGCGCTGGCGCTACTTGTCGAGTCGTTCGGCCGGGACGTGGCCTGGCTGTGGCGTCGCCGCCCGGCCGCCGCGACGGTCACGGTGCCGACGGTCACCGCGCCGACGACCGCCGAGCCGGCGGTCACCGCGCCGATCGCGGTCGCGCCACCGCTCGGCACGCCCGCGCCCGCCGCACCCGTGGCGCTGCCCCTGCTTCCGCTGGGTCGACACGCGCCGCTCGTCGTGCCGCCGCTGCTGCCCGTCCCCGGCCCGCTGCCCGCGCTGGCGGCCCGCTCGGGCGGTACGGTCCACTCCGACTGGAGGCCGTGATGACCCTTCCCGCCCGGCTGCGCCGGCTGACCGGCCGGCGACGTCCGCGCCCCGCCCCGACCGGCGATGCTTCGGCGCGTACCCAAGTGGTGTCGCCCGTGCGGCGCGGTCGTGCGCGGCGGACGTGGGCGGCGGCCGGCGGCGTGCTGGCGGTCCTGCTGGTGTACGCGGCCCTGGTCGGCCCGGACCGGCTCGGCGAGCTGACACCCGGCGCGTTCCTGCGCATCCCGCTGGAGGGTCTGCTGGTCGCGGCGCTGCTGCTGGCGTTGCCACCGCGACCACGGCGGGTGGTGGTGGCAGTGGTGGGGCCACTGCTCGGCCTGCTGGCCATCGTGAGACTCGCCGACCTGGGTTTCCGCACGACCCTCGACAGGCCCTTCGACCTGGTGCTGGACTGGCTGTTGCTGGACGACGCGTACGGGTTCGTGCGGGACTCGGCCGGGCGGCCCGGCGCGGTCGGCGCGGTGGTGGGCGTCGCGCTGCTGGTCGGTGCGCTGCTGCTGGTGATGACAGTGGCGTTGCGGCGGCTGGCGTCGCTGCTGGTCGGCCACGAGCGGGTGGCGACACGGACGGTCGCCGCGTTGACTGTCGCCTGGGTGGTCTGCGCGGTCGTCGGGGTGCGGATCGTCCCGGGCGTGCCGGTGGCCGACGCCGGGACCACCGCGCTTGTCGGCGCGCACGCCGAGCAGGTGGACGCGCGGCTGCGCGACAGCGGCCGGTTCACCGCCCAGATCGATGCCGACCCGTTCCAGGACGTCCCGGGTGACCAACTGTTGACCGGGCTGCGCGGCAAGGACGTCGTTCTCGCCTTCGTGGAGAGCTACGGGCGCGACGCCGTCGAGGACCCGGAGTTGGCGCCGCAGGTCAACGCGGTGCTGGACACCGGGACCGAGCGGCTGCGCGCGGCCGGGTACGGCGCGCGCAGCGGCTTCCTCACCTCCCCGACGTTCGGTGGTGGCAGTTGGCTGGCCCACGACACGCTGCTGTCAGGTCTGTGGACGGACAACGAGCAGCGCCACCGCAGCCTGCTGGCCAGCGACCGGCTCACCCTGAACGGCGCGTTCCGCCGGGCCGGCTGGCAGACGGTCGGGGTGCTGCCGGCGGCCACCCAGCCCTGGCCGGAGCGGGGCTTCTTCTCCTACGACAGCTACTACGACGCCGCGGCGCTCGGCTACCGGGGTCCGAAGTTCAGCTACGCGCCGATGCCCGACCAGTACACGCTGTCGTTCTTCCAGCGGCGGGTCCGCGCCGGCGCGGACCGCCCGATCATGGCGGAGATCCCGTTGATCTCCAGCCACTCGCCGTGGACGGCGGTGCCCCGCATGATCGGCTGGGACGAGGTGGGCGACGGTTCGATCTACCACGGCGACGCCGGCGCGACTGACGACGGCGCCTCCGACGACCGGGACACCGGCCGGATCCGGGCCGGCTACCGGCAGGCCGTGGCCTACTCGCTGGAGAGCCTGATCTCCTACGTACGGACCTACGGCGACGACGATCTGGTGCTCGTCTTCCTCGGCGATCACCAACCGGCCCCGGTGGTGACGGGCGAGGGCGCGAGCCGGGACGTGCCGATCACCATCGTCGCCCGGGACCCGGCGGTGCTGAACCGGGTCGCGGGGTGGGGCTGGCAGGACGGCCTGCGGCCCGGCCCGCAGGCGCCGGTGTGGCCGATGGACACGTTCCGGGACCGGTTCCTGACCACCTTCGGGCCGTCGTCGCCGCCGCTGGCCGCGCCACGCTGACCTTCCGTCCGCCGGCTATTTCGGACAAATAGCTCATAGCTTGACATTTGCCTCGCTACGCTCCCCTGGCACATCGGACACAACGGGGGACGTGATGAGGATTTCTTCGTGGGGCACCCGCAGGACCCGCGCGGCGGCGCTGACCGCCGTCGGCGCCATCCTGGCGGTCAACGCTCTCCTGGCGCCGGCGCCTGCCGAGCCCCCGCCGAATCGGGTGCTGACCGCTGCCGAGGACATCGGGCCGGTGGACCCGGTCGCCGAGGCGCTGAGCTTCGGGGTCATGACCGAGGGCAACGCCAACCTCGTCAACGACGAGAACGAAGGCACCCTCGCCGTCGGCGGAGACCTCACCTTCGGCAACTACCAACTGGCCACCGTGACCGCCGGGTCGTTCGTCGTGCCGGGCGACGCCCGACCGAGCGCCCTCGTCGTCGGCGGGCGCGTCAACTTCGCCGGCAGCGTCGGTGGCACCCGTCTGCAGGTGCTCTCCAGCGGATACGCGAAGGTCGGCGACCTGACCGGCACCGTCGTACGCGACACCGACAACAACGGCGCCCAGGTCAACACCCGGATCCTGCCGTCGGACAACTACGACGCGTCGCCCCGGGTGGAGCTTGTCACCCGGCAGCCCGTCGGCAGCGTCGGACCCACCTCGCCGATCAACTTCGCGGGCGCCTTCGCCGCCTTCCGCAGCACGACCGCCGGCCTCGCCACCTGCGACAACACGGTGGTGCTCCGGACTCCGAACGGCGACGTGCTCCCCCGGCCGATCCCCGCCGGCAGCAACGCCGTGGTCACCCTCACCCCGGGCGTGACGAACGTGCTGAACCTGACCGCCGCCGACCTGGCCAACATCCAGACGCTTACCTTCGCCAGCCAGCCCACCGCCAGCACCCCGCTGCTGGTAAACGTGGACACCACTGGCGTCGGCAACACGTTCGACTGGACCGCCCCGAACTTCTCCGGCATCGGCGGCCCGCAGGCGCGCTACGTCCTGTTCAACTTCCCGACCGCCACCGCGCTCACCCTGACGACGGGCGCCGCCACGGTCGAGGGCACCATCTACGCCCCCAACGCCAGCCTTACCGACCTCTCGGCCAGCAACACCGAGGGCAGCGTGATCACCCGTACGCTTGACCACCGCGGCGGTGAGATCCACTACTTCCCGTTCAGCACCACGCTGTCCTGCGCGGGCGCGAGTCCGGCCGGCATCGACCTGATCAAGGCGTCGACCACCGCGGTGATCACGGCCGTCGGCCAGCAGGTGCCGTACTCGTTCCACGTGGTCAACACCGGCGGCGTCCCGCTCACCGCCATCTCGGTCACCGACCAGCAGACCCCGCCCTCGTCGAACGCCAACCTCGGCCCGATCACCTGCGCCGCCACCACCCTCGCCCCCGGCACCCGGACGGCGTGCACCGCCACCTACACGGTCACCCAGGCGGACCTCGACAACGGCGGCGTCACAAACGTCGGCACCGCCCAGGGCTCCCCACCCACCGGCCCGCCGGTGGTGTCCGATCCGGACACCCTGACCATTCCGGCACAGTCGCTCGCCGCCTCCGTCACAGTCGTGAAGTCGTCGACCACCACGTCCATCACCTCGGTGGGTCAGCAGGTGCCCTACCGCTACCTTGTCGCCAACACCGGCGGCCTGACCCTCACCAACGTCGGCGTCACGGACGTGCAGACACCGCCCTCGTCAAACGCCAACCTCGGCCCGATCACCTGCGTCGCCACCACCCTCGCGCCGGGCGCGACCACCACCTGCGCCGCCACCTACACAGTCACCCAGGCCGACCTCGACAACCACCGGGTCGCCGACACCGCCACCGCCCGGGGTACGCCACCCACCGGCACGCCGGTCACCTCGCCGCCGTCGACGCTGACCATCCCGGCCGCGGGGCTGACCCCGTCCATCACGGTCACGAAGACCTCCACCACCGCGTCGATCACCACTGTCGGGCAGCAGGTGCCGTACTCGTTCCACGTGGTCAACACCGGCGGGCTCACCCTGACCAACGTCACCGTCACCGACGAGCAGGCGCCGCCCTCGTCAAACGCCAACCTCGGCCCGATCACCTGCGCCGCCACCACCCTCGCACCCGGCGCGCGGACCGGGTGCACCGCGACCTACACCGTCACCCAGGCCGACCTCGACAACGACGGGGTTACCAACACCGCCGTCGCACACGGCACGCCACCCGGCGGCGGCACGCCGGTGAACTCGCCACCCTCGACGCTGACCCTGCCGGAGACCGACCTGGTCGCCTCGATCGCGGTCGTGAAGACGTCCACGACCACCACGATCAGTGTGATCGGGCAGCAGGTGCCGTACTCGTTCCACGTGGTCAACACCGGCGGGCTCACCCTGACCAACGTCGGCGTCACCGACGTGCAGGCGCCGCCGTCGTCGAACGCCAACCTCGGCCCGATCACCTGCGCGGCCACCACCCTCGCCCCCGGTGCCAGGACCTCGTGCACGGCCAGGTACCTGGTCACCCAGGCGGACCTGGACGCGGGCCTGGTGCGTGACACCGCAACCGCGCACGGCAACCCTCCCGGCGGAGCTACTCCTGTGCAGTCGCCG from Micromonospora lupini harbors:
- a CDS encoding zinc-dependent alcohol dehydrogenase, translating into MIREAYACWVREPGAAEIRPVSLPVPGPDEVLVRARYSGVSRGTETLVFAGRVPADQHAAMRAPFQEGDFPGPVKYGYLSVGVVEQGPPDLLGRTVFCLHPHQSAYVVPATAVVPVPDDVPPARAVLAGTVETAVNALWDAAPLVGDRVSVVGAGMVGCCVAALLARFPGVQVELVDTDARRAGIAGALGVGFAQPSDATGDRDLVVHASATSAGLQHALDLLAPEGTVIELSWYGDRPVQVSLGGAFHSGRLTVRSSQVGMVAPARRGRRSYTDRLALALDLLDDPAFDALITGASRFAELPDVLARLSTGDLPALCHLITYDDGE
- a CDS encoding 6-pyruvoyl trahydropterin synthase family protein, with product MFSVTVRDHMMIAHSFRGDVFGPAQRLHGATFVVDATFRRPDLDADGIVVDIGLATEQLRTVVGELSYRNLDDEPAFAGMNTTTEVLARTVADRLAERVHAGELGPGARELAGITVTLHESHVAWASYERSL
- a CDS encoding sulfatase-like hydrolase/transferase produces the protein MTLPARLRRLTGRRRPRPAPTGDASARTQVVSPVRRGRARRTWAAAGGVLAVLLVYAALVGPDRLGELTPGAFLRIPLEGLLVAALLLALPPRPRRVVVAVVGPLLGLLAIVRLADLGFRTTLDRPFDLVLDWLLLDDAYGFVRDSAGRPGAVGAVVGVALLVGALLLVMTVALRRLASLLVGHERVATRTVAALTVAWVVCAVVGVRIVPGVPVADAGTTALVGAHAEQVDARLRDSGRFTAQIDADPFQDVPGDQLLTGLRGKDVVLAFVESYGRDAVEDPELAPQVNAVLDTGTERLRAAGYGARSGFLTSPTFGGGSWLAHDTLLSGLWTDNEQRHRSLLASDRLTLNGAFRRAGWQTVGVLPAATQPWPERGFFSYDSYYDAAALGYRGPKFSYAPMPDQYTLSFFQRRVRAGADRPIMAEIPLISSHSPWTAVPRMIGWDEVGDGSIYHGDAGATDDGASDDRDTGRIRAGYRQAVAYSLESLISYVRTYGDDDLVLVFLGDHQPAPVVTGEGASRDVPITIVARDPAVLNRVAGWGWQDGLRPGPQAPVWPMDTFRDRFLTTFGPSSPPLAAPR
- a CDS encoding CDP-alcohol phosphatidyltransferase family protein; this encodes MPTVRSGPVIGLSAQLVVLAALAASVGLGPAGWLAGAGYAALTCLALSRGLHLAGASRLGPADRVTLARAVLVGAVTALVVDSFGSPTPVGLLVALSAVALLLDAVDGRVARRTGTVSALGARFDMEVDAFLILVLSVYVAPAAGSWVLAIGAMRYVFVAASAVLPWLGGSLPPRYWRKVVAAAQGVLLAVAAARVLPESWTTVILVAALALLVESFGRDVAWLWRRRPAAATVTVPTVTAPTTAEPAVTAPIAVAPPLGTPAPAAPVALPLLPLGRHAPLVVPPLLPVPGPLPALAARSGGTVHSDWRP